A region from the Streptomyces sp. 3214.6 genome encodes:
- a CDS encoding MarR family winged helix-turn-helix transcriptional regulator codes for MPGHRSIAEAEKMAAARLGGIPVRHDQMAVVANIYRAASAVRQHLENSVLRGVDLTWTAFVVLWVTWIWGESETRHVAEEAGISKGTLTGVARTLEGRGLVQRADHPTDGRLVLLSLTDEGEELMQRLFPAFNEEESFVTGQLSDTDCRTVADGLRRVVLQVEENGGQRRQDLLGGAAPTPRRSGRRKA; via the coding sequence GTGCCCGGCCATCGATCCATCGCCGAAGCCGAGAAAATGGCAGCGGCCAGGCTTGGCGGTATCCCCGTCCGGCATGACCAGATGGCAGTCGTCGCCAACATCTATCGCGCCGCCTCGGCGGTGCGGCAGCACCTGGAGAACTCCGTGCTGCGCGGCGTCGACCTGACCTGGACCGCCTTCGTGGTGCTCTGGGTCACCTGGATCTGGGGCGAGTCGGAGACGCGGCACGTGGCCGAAGAGGCCGGGATTTCCAAGGGCACGCTCACGGGGGTTGCCCGGACGTTGGAAGGGCGAGGGCTTGTACAGCGAGCAGACCATCCCACCGACGGCAGGCTGGTGCTCCTGAGCCTGACCGACGAAGGGGAGGAGCTGATGCAGCGCCTCTTTCCGGCGTTCAACGAGGAGGAGTCCTTCGTCACCGGGCAGCTCAGCGACACGGACTGCCGGACCGTCGCCGACGGACTGCGCCGGGTGGTGCTGCAGGTGGAGGAGAACGGCGGGCAGCGCCGCCAGGATCTGCTGGGCGGTGCCGCTCCCACGCCACGCCGCAGCGGCCGCCGTAAGGCCTGA
- a CDS encoding SpoIIE family protein phosphatase has product MTSIFPGRDQPVRPHGTSSSAVPTPVGATAVLDQHLRFTGWSREAEELFGLASEEVLGRSADAVLADTETGAGVSAAAGGDAAWSLGPRPVRRGDGRPVSISLSLTPLALGAGATGWLLRAMDAELAHREAIGRAMLDGLDREAPVQLVVYDTDARVRWINAAIEKQFGTPLEDASGRFVKDILPQGEVLGEADGTAASVEEIVQRVARTGAPVVDVRYRSSTHLDPRHERVWSCSYFRLQDGEGQPIGVCEAGLDITDRYVARQRLALLSRASGSIGRTLDIRRTAEDLAELVVPEFADAVTVDIFEPVLDGQEPQHLSAHPTLCRLAHRTDHAAANDTAYDELDTVRLRCLAENASATDTVTHVLALPLKARGATLGVVAFARSRHADPFEQEEIQLAEELVSRTAVCLDNARRYTREHATALMLQRDLLPRTLPQQPGVEVAHRYLPAAGPAGVGGDWYDVIPLSGARVGLVVGDVAGHGMGAAATMGRVRTTVAALAALDLAPDEVLARLDDLVARTGAPPSGPAEAEDQALGVTCLYAIYDPVSQHCVMARAGHLPPVLVTPDGHAELVALPAGPPLGLGGLPFECADIELSEGATLALYTDGLVENRQTDIDTGVRALCTALAGPGDGQLDKTCDRVITRLLPQAPEDDAALLLLRVHALAENLVATWDMASDAGEVARARSLALGQLAAWGVDEAASFVVELVVSELVTNAIRYGGAPVCLRLIRERGLIVEVSDSGHTSPHLRRAAMEDEGGRGLFLVAQLTQRWGTRYTPTGKTIWTEVSLVPAQMPGTFVGEQFEL; this is encoded by the coding sequence ATGACGAGCATCTTCCCAGGGCGTGACCAGCCAGTCCGGCCGCACGGCACGTCTTCCTCGGCCGTACCGACGCCCGTCGGCGCGACCGCGGTACTGGACCAGCACCTGCGGTTCACCGGGTGGAGCCGGGAAGCCGAGGAACTGTTCGGTCTGGCGTCCGAAGAAGTCCTCGGCCGGTCCGCCGACGCCGTCCTGGCCGATACCGAGACGGGTGCCGGCGTCTCAGCCGCTGCTGGCGGTGATGCGGCATGGTCGCTCGGCCCTCGGCCGGTCCGCCGTGGTGACGGCCGCCCGGTGTCGATTTCCTTGTCTCTCACCCCGCTCGCCCTGGGAGCGGGCGCGACCGGGTGGCTGCTGAGGGCCATGGACGCCGAGCTGGCGCACCGGGAGGCCATCGGCCGGGCCATGCTTGACGGACTCGACCGCGAAGCGCCGGTCCAACTGGTGGTCTACGACACGGACGCCCGGGTGCGCTGGATCAACGCCGCGATCGAGAAGCAGTTCGGAACCCCGCTGGAGGACGCTTCCGGTAGGTTCGTGAAGGACATCCTGCCGCAGGGCGAGGTGCTGGGGGAGGCCGACGGGACAGCCGCGAGCGTCGAGGAGATCGTCCAGCGCGTGGCCCGCACCGGGGCACCTGTGGTCGACGTCCGCTACCGCAGCTCCACTCACCTCGACCCCCGTCACGAACGTGTCTGGTCGTGTTCCTACTTCCGGCTTCAGGACGGGGAAGGCCAGCCGATCGGAGTGTGTGAGGCCGGCCTCGATATCACCGACCGCTACGTGGCGCGGCAGCGTCTCGCCTTGCTCAGCCGGGCGAGCGGCAGTATCGGAAGGACCCTGGACATCCGGCGCACGGCCGAAGATCTGGCGGAACTCGTGGTCCCCGAGTTCGCCGACGCCGTCACCGTGGACATCTTCGAACCAGTCCTGGACGGGCAGGAACCACAACACCTCAGCGCCCACCCCACCCTCTGCCGGTTGGCTCACCGCACCGATCACGCCGCGGCCAATGACACCGCGTACGACGAACTGGACACCGTCCGCCTGCGGTGCCTGGCCGAGAACGCGTCGGCCACCGACACGGTCACCCATGTGCTCGCCCTTCCCCTCAAGGCACGTGGTGCCACCCTGGGCGTGGTGGCCTTCGCACGTTCCCGACACGCCGACCCCTTCGAGCAGGAGGAGATCCAGCTCGCCGAAGAGCTCGTCTCCCGCACTGCGGTCTGCCTGGACAACGCCCGCCGTTACACACGAGAACACGCGACCGCGCTCATGCTCCAGCGTGATCTTCTCCCTCGCACCCTCCCCCAGCAGCCGGGCGTGGAGGTCGCTCACCGCTATCTGCCCGCGGCCGGGCCCGCCGGCGTCGGAGGGGACTGGTACGACGTCATCCCCCTCTCCGGGGCACGCGTCGGGCTGGTGGTGGGGGATGTCGCCGGGCACGGCATGGGCGCGGCCGCAACCATGGGCAGGGTGCGCACCACCGTCGCGGCGCTCGCGGCGCTCGACCTCGCGCCGGACGAAGTGCTCGCCCGGCTCGACGACCTGGTGGCGCGGACCGGCGCCCCGCCTTCCGGGCCCGCGGAGGCCGAGGACCAGGCGCTGGGCGTCACCTGCCTGTACGCGATCTATGATCCGGTCTCCCAGCACTGCGTCATGGCCCGGGCGGGCCACCTGCCGCCCGTGCTTGTCACCCCCGACGGACACGCCGAGTTGGTGGCCCTTCCCGCCGGACCGCCCCTTGGCCTGGGCGGTCTGCCGTTCGAATGCGCCGACATCGAGCTGTCGGAAGGGGCCACGCTCGCTCTCTACACCGACGGACTGGTCGAAAACCGTCAGACGGACATCGACACGGGAGTCCGCGCTCTCTGCACCGCACTCGCAGGGCCTGGGGACGGCCAACTGGACAAGACATGTGACAGGGTCATCACCAGACTCCTGCCCCAGGCCCCCGAGGACGACGCCGCACTGCTGCTGCTCCGCGTCCACGCCTTGGCCGAGAATCTGGTGGCGACGTGGGACATGGCCTCCGACGCCGGAGAAGTGGCACGAGCGCGGTCGCTGGCCCTTGGTCAGCTGGCCGCGTGGGGAGTCGACGAAGCCGCGTCGTTCGTCGTCGAGCTCGTCGTCAGCGAGCTGGTCACCAACGCGATCCGCTATGGCGGCGCTCCGGTGTGTCTACGGCTCATTCGGGAACGTGGCCTCATCGTCGAGGTCTCCGACAGCGGCCACACCTCGCCCCACCTTCGGCGGGCCGCGATGGAGGACGAGGGCGGCCGAGGTCTGTTCCTGGTCGCGCAACTCACGCAGCGGTGGGGAACCCGGTACACGCCAACGGGCAAGACAATCTGGACCGAGGTGTCGCTGGTTCCAGCCCAGATGCCAGGAACCTTCGTAGGCGAGCAATTCGAGCTCTAG